In a genomic window of Cyanobacteria bacterium QS_8_64_29:
- a CDS encoding 30S ribosomal protein S1 — MTSDSTSAANSAFTESEFAQALDDYDFDLQPGKIVRGRILEHTSQGALVDIAGKAPGFVPLKEAALEKVDDLAQVMPLEQELDLAIIGAPNAEGQLPLSRRQILRQEAWDEIAELQADGRPVSVTVTGTNRGGVTGNVRGLRAFVPRSHLLERGDLDELVGQTLTASFLEVDAEQNKLVLSQREAARASALQQLASGSLAEGTITNIKPYGVFVDLGGVTGLLHIKHVSQNRVESLPELFEIGQTVQVIVLEVDEWQGRVSLATKALEEYPGELIESSQQVMANAQARFEAARAQGKIDQS, encoded by the coding sequence ATGACCTCAGACTCTACCTCTGCTGCCAACTCGGCATTCACCGAAAGCGAATTTGCACAAGCCCTAGACGATTACGACTTCGACCTCCAACCGGGCAAAATCGTTCGGGGCCGCATCCTAGAGCACACCTCCCAGGGGGCGCTCGTCGATATTGCCGGCAAAGCGCCCGGTTTTGTCCCGCTCAAAGAGGCTGCCCTGGAAAAAGTGGATGACCTCGCCCAGGTCATGCCGCTCGAGCAAGAGCTGGATTTGGCCATCATCGGCGCGCCCAATGCGGAGGGCCAGCTACCGCTCTCGCGGCGCCAGATCCTGCGCCAGGAGGCTTGGGACGAAATCGCCGAGCTTCAAGCCGACGGCCGCCCGGTCAGCGTGACCGTCACCGGTACGAACCGAGGGGGCGTAACCGGGAACGTGCGCGGCCTGCGTGCCTTCGTGCCGCGATCGCATCTGCTCGAGCGCGGCGATTTGGATGAACTCGTCGGCCAGACCCTGACGGCTAGCTTTCTGGAGGTGGATGCCGAGCAGAACAAGCTCGTCCTCTCGCAACGCGAAGCCGCTCGGGCCTCGGCGCTGCAGCAGCTGGCCTCGGGGAGCCTCGCCGAAGGCACCATTACCAACATCAAGCCCTACGGCGTCTTTGTCGATCTGGGGGGCGTTACCGGTTTGCTGCACATCAAGCACGTCAGCCAAAACCGGGTGGAATCGCTGCCGGAGCTGTTCGAGATCGGCCAGACCGTTCAGGTCATCGTGCTCGAGGTCGATGAGTGGCAAGGGCGCGTGTCGCTTGCCACCAAGGCGCTGGAGGAATACCCGGGCGAGCTGATCGAGTCCTCGCAGCAAGTCATGGCCAACGCCCAAGCGCGCTTTGAAGCGGCGCGCGCGCAGGGCAAAATCGACCAGTCGTAA
- a CDS encoding carboxymethylenebutenolidase: MVAIRTDAVKVEAGDVRLDAHLAMPTKPGSYPGAVVIQEVFGVNDHIRDVTQRVAREGYIAIAPAIYQRQAPGFEAGYSDEALELGRQYKNQTRAPELLNDIQSAINYIKGLPQCQRGGIGCMGFCFGGHVAYLAATLPEVKATASFYGAGIVNTTPGGGDPTIARTPEIQGTIYAFFGTQDPLIPLEEVDRIEAELQKHQIPHRVVRYEGATHGFFCDQRDSYDPNAAADAWAQTKALFAQQLP, from the coding sequence GTGGTAGCGATTCGCACTGACGCGGTCAAGGTCGAAGCCGGCGACGTCCGGTTGGATGCCCATCTGGCCATGCCCACCAAGCCAGGCTCCTACCCAGGGGCCGTCGTCATCCAGGAAGTGTTTGGGGTCAACGATCACATCCGCGATGTCACCCAGCGCGTAGCGCGCGAAGGCTACATCGCGATCGCGCCCGCCATCTACCAGCGCCAGGCCCCAGGGTTTGAAGCCGGCTACAGCGACGAAGCGCTCGAGCTCGGCCGGCAGTACAAAAACCAAACTCGCGCGCCAGAGCTGCTCAACGACATTCAGTCCGCTATCAACTACATCAAGGGGCTGCCGCAGTGCCAGCGCGGGGGCATTGGCTGCATGGGCTTCTGCTTTGGCGGCCACGTGGCCTATTTGGCAGCAACGTTGCCCGAGGTCAAGGCGACGGCGTCCTTTTACGGCGCAGGTATTGTCAATACCACGCCCGGCGGCGGGGATCCGACGATCGCGCGCACTCCCGAGATCCAAGGCACGATTTATGCCTTCTTTGGCACCCAAGATCCGCTCATTCCGCTCGAAGAAGTTGATCGCATCGAAGCCGAGCTGCAAAAGCACCAGATCCCGCACCGGGTCGTTCGCTACGAAGGGGCCACCCACGGGTTCTTCTGCGACCAACGCGATAGCTACGATCCCAATGCGGCTGCCGACGCCTGGGCCCAAACCAAGGCGCTGTTCGCGCAGCAGCTGCCGTAA
- a CDS encoding glycosyltransferase, whose amino-acid sequence MAAERLSVILPVLNEASTLPAVLARVGAGTNVEAIAVDGGSADATPSVARDWGADTVLSASGGRARQMNAGAAAATGAILLFLHADTRLPAGYDALARDALVAPAAIAGAFPLAIAGRGWGLRLVEAGVNGRSRWCALPYGDQALFLKTSTFWALGGFPELPIMEDFELVRRLRQRGRIALAPAPVVTSGRRWQQLGVVQTTLINQALIAGYVAGISPQRLRRWYRGGY is encoded by the coding sequence ATGGCTGCCGAGCGGCTCTCGGTCATCCTGCCCGTTTTAAACGAAGCCTCCACCCTGCCAGCAGTGCTGGCCCGCGTTGGGGCCGGCACCAATGTGGAGGCCATTGCGGTCGATGGCGGCAGCGCGGACGCCACGCCTTCGGTTGCCCGCGATTGGGGGGCAGATACCGTTCTGAGCGCAAGCGGCGGTCGCGCCCGGCAAATGAACGCCGGCGCGGCTGCGGCAACCGGCGCGATCCTGCTGTTTTTGCATGCCGATACCCGCTTGCCCGCCGGCTACGATGCCCTGGCGCGCGATGCCCTGGTAGCCCCCGCCGCGATCGCCGGGGCATTTCCGCTCGCGATCGCCGGTCGCGGCTGGGGCCTGCGGCTAGTCGAGGCTGGGGTTAACGGGCGCTCGCGCTGGTGCGCGCTGCCCTACGGCGACCAGGCTCTGTTCCTCAAAACCAGCACGTTTTGGGCGTTGGGGGGGTTCCCCGAGCTGCCGATTATGGAAGACTTTGAGTTGGTGCGGCGGCTGCGGCAGCGGGGCCGAATCGCGCTGGCGCCGGCGCCCGTAGTAACCTCGGGCCGCCGCTGGCAGCAGTTGGGCGTGGTGCAAACCACCTTGATCAACCAGGCCCTCATTGCGGGCTATGTTGCCGGGATATCGCCCCAGCGGTTGCGCCGCTGGTATCGCGGCGGCTACTGA
- a CDS encoding peptidase M61, with the protein MTRRDRFASLAESAAPEDQQVLPSVRYQVAMPQPASHLFEVTLEVLDWQPSGLTLAMPVWTPGSYLVREYARHVRALSATNSDGELLACHKVSKNRWQVDTTAATDITVRYQVYANELTVRTNHLDATHGYFNGAALFCLPLGCEQQPVRVAIRPPHPNWHVTTALPAVADQAHTFEAPDFDALADSPFEIGTHPVYAFEVWGKPHQLAIWGQGNADPHSIVADTQAIVAAEAELYGELPYDRYVFLLHQSSSGFGGLEHRASCSLNYPRWGFRDRDKYERFLQLVAHEFFHLWNVKRIRPKALETIDYERENYTSLLWFFEGVTTYYDSLIPQRAGCYGARSVLETLGKDITRLLKTPGRRVQPLSDASFDAWIKLYQRDANSDNEQVSYYLKGELVALLLDLLIRARHDNARSLDDLMRRLWQRFGRAETGLTPPQLQAELEAVAGTDLSAFWQRYIDGTEALPFDGYLAPFGLQVSAADEQEPPPYLGLSVKPDGDRAQIGFVDAESPAGRAGIDAGDELLALDGWRVSVEQLEQRLHDYQPGDTVAVSIFHQDALQTHSLTLAPPQPGRYAIVPLAAPSAEQAQRFRSWLGEELAALQ; encoded by the coding sequence ATGACCCGCCGCGACCGCTTCGCCTCGCTTGCCGAATCCGCCGCGCCCGAGGACCAACAGGTACTCCCAAGCGTGCGCTATCAGGTGGCCATGCCCCAGCCGGCATCCCACTTGTTCGAAGTCACGCTCGAGGTGCTCGATTGGCAGCCGAGCGGGCTGACATTGGCCATGCCGGTCTGGACGCCCGGCTCCTACCTGGTGCGCGAATACGCCCGGCACGTGCGCGCGTTGAGCGCCACCAACAGCGACGGCGAGCTGCTCGCTTGTCACAAAGTCAGCAAAAACCGCTGGCAGGTCGATACGACCGCAGCGACCGACATTACCGTCCGCTATCAGGTCTATGCCAACGAGCTGACCGTCCGCACCAACCACCTCGATGCTACCCACGGTTACTTCAACGGGGCGGCGCTGTTCTGCTTGCCGCTCGGGTGCGAGCAACAGCCAGTTCGGGTCGCCATTCGGCCGCCGCACCCCAATTGGCACGTCACGACCGCGCTCCCGGCCGTTGCCGACCAAGCCCATACGTTTGAGGCGCCGGATTTCGATGCGCTCGCTGACAGTCCGTTCGAGATTGGCACCCATCCGGTTTACGCGTTCGAGGTTTGGGGCAAGCCCCACCAGCTCGCCATTTGGGGGCAAGGCAACGCCGATCCCCACTCGATCGTCGCCGATACCCAGGCCATCGTGGCCGCTGAGGCCGAGCTCTACGGCGAGCTGCCCTACGATCGCTACGTTTTTTTGCTGCACCAGAGCAGCAGCGGCTTCGGTGGCCTAGAGCACCGGGCTAGCTGCTCGCTCAACTACCCGCGCTGGGGCTTTCGCGATCGCGACAAGTACGAGCGTTTTTTGCAGCTAGTAGCGCACGAATTCTTCCACCTCTGGAACGTCAAGCGCATCCGGCCCAAGGCCCTAGAAACCATCGACTACGAGCGCGAGAACTATACCTCGCTGCTGTGGTTTTTTGAAGGCGTCACCACCTACTACGACAGCCTGATCCCGCAGCGCGCGGGGTGCTATGGCGCCCGCTCGGTGCTCGAGACCTTGGGCAAAGACATCACGCGGCTGCTCAAGACCCCCGGGCGGCGGGTACAGCCGCTGAGCGATGCCAGCTTCGATGCCTGGATTAAGCTCTACCAGCGCGATGCCAACAGCGATAACGAGCAGGTCTCGTACTACCTCAAAGGCGAGCTGGTGGCACTGCTGCTAGATTTGCTCATTCGGGCGCGCCACGACAACGCACGCTCGCTCGATGACCTCATGCGCCGGCTTTGGCAGCGCTTCGGCCGGGCCGAGACGGGCCTGACCCCGCCGCAGCTGCAGGCGGAACTCGAGGCCGTGGCCGGTACCGATCTGAGCGCGTTCTGGCAGCGCTATATCGATGGCACCGAGGCACTACCGTTCGATGGCTATCTGGCCCCGTTTGGGCTGCAAGTCTCGGCTGCCGACGAGCAAGAACCGCCGCCCTATTTGGGCTTGAGCGTCAAACCCGACGGCGATCGCGCCCAAATTGGGTTTGTGGATGCCGAGTCGCCTGCTGGTCGGGCGGGCATCGATGCTGGGGACGAGCTGCTGGCCCTGGATGGCTGGCGCGTCAGTGTCGAGCAGCTCGAGCAGCGCCTGCACGACTACCAACCTGGCGATACGGTGGCGGTTAGCATCTTTCACCAAGACGCGCTGCAAACGCACTCCCTGACGCTAGCCCCACCGCAGCCCGGGCGCTACGCCATCGTGCCGCTCGCTGCGCCCAGTGCCGAGCAAGCCCAGCGCTTTCGCAGCTGGTTGGGCGAAGAGCTGGCGGCGCTTCAGTAG
- a CDS encoding alpha/beta hydrolase produces MAAIAIRGAAHAYDLTPPRPSELVLVFIHGWLLSRQYWHPLIAQLEPQYQCLAYDLRGFGDSQSSPAGENADYSLQVYARDLQELLQRLEIERAWLIGHSLGGSIALWSAACCPQVMGAICLNAGGGIYIQEAFERFRTAGRRLVKWRPRWLHRMPGIDWVFARSMVGQPLARQWGYQRALDFTRADANAALGSLLNSTTEAEVHRLPQLVAQLKQPVYFIAGQQDRVMEPRYVRHLASFHRLFRAEGSNVTELADCGHMAMVERPGAIAQLIDGILAAAQPMA; encoded by the coding sequence ATGGCCGCAATTGCGATTCGAGGCGCTGCGCACGCTTACGATCTGACACCGCCGCGCCCCTCCGAGCTGGTATTGGTCTTCATCCACGGTTGGCTGCTTAGCCGCCAGTACTGGCACCCCCTCATCGCCCAGTTGGAACCGCAATACCAGTGCCTGGCCTACGATTTGCGCGGCTTTGGCGACTCGCAAAGCTCGCCCGCCGGCGAGAATGCCGACTACAGCTTGCAAGTCTATGCGCGCGATTTGCAGGAGCTGCTGCAACGCCTGGAGATCGAGCGGGCGTGGCTAATCGGCCACTCGCTAGGTGGCAGTATTGCGCTCTGGAGTGCTGCCTGCTGCCCGCAGGTCATGGGGGCAATTTGCCTGAATGCCGGTGGGGGAATCTATATCCAGGAGGCGTTCGAGCGCTTCCGCACGGCCGGCCGCCGCTTGGTGAAATGGCGTCCGCGCTGGTTGCACCGCATGCCTGGCATCGATTGGGTGTTTGCGCGCTCCATGGTAGGCCAGCCGCTCGCCCGCCAGTGGGGCTATCAGCGGGCGCTGGATTTTACCCGGGCTGACGCCAATGCGGCGCTGGGGAGCTTGCTGAACTCAACCACCGAAGCCGAGGTCCACCGACTCCCGCAGTTAGTCGCGCAGCTCAAACAACCCGTTTATTTTATTGCCGGGCAGCAGGATCGAGTCATGGAGCCCCGCTACGTCCGCCACTTGGCCAGCTTTCACCGCTTGTTCCGCGCTGAGGGTAGCAACGTTACAGAGCTAGCTGACTGCGGCCACATGGCCATGGTGGAGCGACCGGGTGCGATCGCGCAGCTCATCGACGGCATCTTGGCCGCAGCCCAACCCATGGCTTAG
- a CDS encoding GNAT family N-acetyltransferase has protein sequence MVFWKTLFGNAERSATAPSPASQEETLEGTGDGTSQPSIILSTTRDLDLYELEELCDSVGWSRRPLRKVRKAIQHSFLVVSMWEVRGTRKQLIGFARATSDCAFNATIWDVVVHPDCQGRGLGKALMQHVIQKLRHADISNITLFADAHVVDFYRQLGFSPDPEGIKGMFWYPNRC, from the coding sequence ATGGTGTTTTGGAAAACGCTGTTTGGCAACGCCGAGCGCTCCGCCACCGCGCCTTCGCCGGCATCGCAGGAGGAAACCCTCGAGGGAACCGGTGATGGCACCAGCCAGCCATCCATCATTTTGAGCACCACCCGCGACCTCGATCTCTACGAGCTGGAGGAGCTGTGCGATTCGGTGGGGTGGTCGCGCCGCCCGCTGCGCAAAGTGCGCAAGGCCATCCAGCACAGCTTTTTGGTCGTATCGATGTGGGAAGTGCGCGGCACGCGCAAGCAGCTGATCGGATTTGCGCGCGCCACCTCAGACTGTGCCTTTAACGCGACCATTTGGGACGTTGTGGTGCACCCCGACTGCCAGGGGCGCGGCTTAGGGAAAGCACTGATGCAGCATGTCATTCAAAAGCTGCGGCACGCCGACATTAGCAACATCACTTTGTTTGCGGATGCCCACGTTGTGGATTTTTACCGGCAGCTGGGCTTCTCCCCCGATCCGGAAGGCATCAAAGGGATGTTTTGGTACCCTAACCGCTGCTAG
- the prmC gene encoding peptide chain release factor N(5)-glutamine methyltransferase codes for MVLAEAVSGAWLLAWRRRARQAAAATELDPAEVDWLLREVTDLGSLALRLESFGARTAIPLAWTAVTLEQRWQQRLRQRVPLQHLLGRAPWRDFSLTVSPAVLVPRPETELLVDLAAEAACGRWSERGHWVDLGTGSGALALGLARALPQATVHAVDCSAAAIQIAQTNARELGLQDCIRFYQGDWWEPFEAMRGQIAGMVANPPYIPSAQLPQLQPEVARHEPHQALDGGWDGLACIRYLVASAPAYLQPGGLWAIELMAGQAEAVTALLSQQSRYSDIRCQRDLAGIERFALARCHR; via the coding sequence ATGGTGCTAGCTGAAGCCGTATCGGGCGCCTGGTTGCTGGCTTGGCGGCGCCGAGCCCGCCAAGCCGCAGCAGCAACCGAATTGGACCCAGCAGAAGTCGATTGGCTGCTACGCGAGGTCACCGATCTGGGTAGTCTGGCGCTGCGCTTGGAGTCGTTTGGCGCTCGCACTGCAATTCCGCTGGCCTGGACAGCAGTGACGCTCGAGCAACGCTGGCAGCAGCGCCTTCGGCAGCGCGTGCCGTTGCAGCATCTGCTCGGTCGCGCGCCCTGGCGCGATTTTTCGCTGACCGTCTCGCCGGCGGTTTTGGTGCCACGCCCCGAGACGGAGCTGCTGGTCGATCTTGCTGCCGAAGCAGCCTGCGGCCGCTGGAGCGAGCGCGGCCACTGGGTCGATCTGGGCACAGGCAGCGGTGCCCTTGCGCTGGGCCTGGCTCGAGCCCTGCCCCAAGCGACCGTTCACGCTGTCGATTGCAGTGCCGCCGCCATCCAGATCGCGCAGACCAACGCCCGGGAGTTGGGCTTGCAGGATTGCATCCGCTTTTATCAGGGTGACTGGTGGGAACCGTTTGAGGCAATGCGCGGCCAAATTGCGGGCATGGTGGCCAATCCGCCCTACATTCCCAGCGCGCAACTGCCGCAACTGCAACCCGAGGTCGCCCGCCACGAACCCCATCAAGCACTGGATGGCGGCTGGGATGGCCTCGCTTGCATCCGTTACCTGGTTGCGAGCGCGCCGGCTTACTTGCAGCCAGGCGGCCTGTGGGCCATCGAGCTCATGGCCGGCCAGGCAGAGGCCGTAACGGCCTTGCTAAGCCAGCAGAGCCGTTATAGCGACATTCGCTGCCAGCGCGATCTGGCTGGAATCGAGCGCTTCGCCCTAGCCCGCTGCCATCGCTAG